AAGCGGAAACCAAGGCATATCTGCCACCCTTCCCGTAGTCATCTTTGCCGAAGACACCCACGCCACCGAAGAACAGCTCATTCGTGCGCTGACGCTAAGCCACCTCACCGCTATTTACATCAAACAGAGCCTGGGCAAGCTTTCGGCGCTCTGCGGATGTGTAGTGGCAGCTACCGGAAGCAGCTGCGGCATCACCTACCTGATGGGAGGCAGCTACGCACAGGTGATGTACGCCGTGCAGAATATGATTGCCACCCTCACCGGAATGATATGCGACGGGGCAAAGCCCAGCTGTGCCCTGAAAGTAACCAGCGGCGTATCTACTGCCGTGATGTCTGCCATTATGGCTATGGACCAGAAGTGCGTCACTGCCGTAGAGGGCATCATCGAAGAGAACGTGAACCGGAGCATCCGCAACCTGACCCTCATCGGCTCGAAAGGCATGAACGAGACCGACAAGATGGTGCTCGACATCATGACCCACAAACATTGTGATTAATCAGGTACTAGGAACTAGTTGACCAGGTACTAGGTTTTCAGATACCAAACATGCTCAAAGGTATTTAAAACCTAGTCAACTAGTACCTGGTCAACTAGTCAACTAGTCAACTAAAAAATGACACATCCGGCAGACTACATACAGCGGCTTATCAGCGAAGGCGAACACGTGCATCAAGACTTCAAGTTCGAAATCTCCGACGCACGCAAGATAGCCAAAAGCATCTCCGCCTTTGCCAATACCGAAGGAGGACGCCTGCTGGTAGGAGTAAAAGACAACGGAAAGATAGCCGGCGTTCGCTCCGAAGAAGAAATCTACATGATAGAAGCTGCAGCCCAACGTTATTGCCAGCCGCCCGTCGACCTGCATACCTATATATATAAGGTAGAAGGAAAAGATGTGCTGGAAGTGGTAATCGATGAAAGCCCGCGAAAACCCGTCTACGCCCTCGATGCCGAAGAACGGCGGTGGGCATACGTCCGCATCAAGGACGAAAACATTCTGGCAAGCCCTATCCACCTGAACATCTGGCAGCACAACCGGCACGAGGAAAAGGTCATCATCGCCTACACCCAACGCGAACAACAAGTACTGAACCTGCTGGCACAACATCCTTGCCTCACCCTCAACCAATGCCAACGCCTCACCCGGATGAACCGCAAGCTAATCACCAACCTCCTTGCCGACTTTATCCGCTTCGGACTGGTAGAGCAGGTGTTCACCGGACACGCGTTTTATTTCCGGCTGAAAGATTAGAGTTTATAGTAAAACAAAATTGGTTTGCGAAAAATGGAATGGAACACAGAGACACAAAGACACAGAGCTTTATTCTTTGAGAGAACAGAGTTCACAGAGTAAAAACCTGGCTCTATGGTCTTTACCTTCTCTATATATTTATTTCTCCGTGCCTCTGTGTTCAATAGAAAGGATTAACGGATTTTTCGCAATCCTTTTCTGATTGATTATAATTTTGCGAATTGTTTTCGAAGATATTTTTCTGATTTTAGGAGAAGGACAGCGGGCTATCTGACGAATAAAATCAGGAAAACAGACCGGAAAACAAACGCAAAAGGACCTGATAGAGTATTACTTTATTGGAAAATTTAAACAGACTCTTAGTAAAGCCCCAACAGATGCAAAATCGTAGGAGCAAGCAAAGCAGTCAGGATTCCATTCAAAGTCAGTCCCAAACTGGCGTATGCGCCGTATTTCCCGCTTACTTCCATCGCACGCGACGTACCGACAGCATGCGAAGCCGTCCCCATCGACAAGCCTTGTGCGATGGGGCTTCCTACATGCCCCACCTGCAACACCTTGAATCCGCAAATGGCGCCAAATAGTCCAACCACAATCACCACAGCTGCCGTCAACGAAGGAATGCCTCCTACAGAATCCGAGACCTCCATCGCAATCGGAGTCGTAACCGATTTCGGGGCAAGCGACATTATCACTTCGGGAGTTGCACCCATCAGTTTCGCGATAATGGTTACCGCAACCAGCCCTACTATACATCCTGCCAACTGGGAAATAAGAATCGGCAACAGCTGCTTCCGTATCATTTTCAATTGCAGATAAAGAGGGACTCCCAATGCCACCACGGCAGGCTTCAACCAAAACTCGACCAAAGAGCCTGCCTCGGAGTACGTTTCATACGAAATGTCCGTACACCGCAAAAAACAAATCAACAAGGCAATGGCAAGCAAAATGGGATTCAGGACAAGCCATCCCGTTTTCTTCTGAATCACTTTCGACAAGAAATAAAAACCGAAAGTTATGGCAAGCAAAAAGAATTTATTTGTGAAAAAATCCATGTTTCCTGACAATTTGATGAACCCAACCTGTAACCACTAACACTAAAACCGTACTGACCAGCGTAGCTACGACTATCGGCCAGAACTGAGCCTTGATAACATCGAAGTAAAGCATTAACGCAACCCCCGAAGGCACAAAAAAGAATCCTAAGTTAGCAACCAGAAAATTGGTTAACCCTTGTACCCATTCTAACTTAATCCACCCCAATTGCAAAAACAAAGTAAGCAAAAGCATTCCGATGATGCTTGAAGGAAGGTGAATCCCTGTCAGGTAAACCACCAGTTCACCCAACGCAAGGCATCCAAACAAAATTGAACACTGACGAACCATATCCTAAAAACTTTTACGTATTGAAAACGGGTGCAAAGGTACACATTTTGACGTAATCTTGCCGCAAAACAGACTTTTTTCTTATTCCTGCTGTCAAACATATAAAAAATCCTTACTTTATCCGAAAAAAAACGTCTCTTTGCAAACTTGATATTGCAAAAAAACGTATTTTTGCAGTGCGGTATACAAATTGTTATCGCACACAATGAAGAACAATCACAATTTTAATAAAATAAAGCCATGGATTTAATTAGTCAAATCGTTGAACGCGCTAAAGCAAACAAACAGCGCATCGTGCTTCCGGAAGGAACAGAAGAACGTACTTTGAAAGCTGCCAATCAAATATTGACAGATGGTGTAGCCGACCTGATTCTGTTGGGCAACCCTGACGAAATTATGGGACTTGCCAAAGAATGGGGATTGGGAAACATCCACAAAGCAACCATCATCAACCCGGAAACCAGTCCGAAAAAAGAAGAATACGCTCAACTATTGTGCGAACTTCGCAAGAAAAAAGGCATGACTATCGAAGAAGCCCGCAAACTGGTCGTTGACCCCTTGTACTACGGATGCCTGATGATTAAGTCGGGTGATGCCGACGGCCAACTGGCAGGCGCACGCAACACGACAGGCAACGTATTGCGTCCGGCTTTGCAGATTATCAAGACTGCTCCGGGCATCACTTGCGTATCAGGTGCCATGCTGCTTTTGACACACGCTCCCGAATGTGGAGAAAACGGTGTCATCGTAATGGGCGACGTAGCTGTTACTCCGGTTCCGGATGCCGACCAATTGGCTCAGATTGCTGTCTGCACTGCCCGTACAGCGAAAGCCGTTGCAGGAATCGAACCGCGTGTAGCCATGTTGAGTTTCTCTACCAAAGGCTCTGCAAAACATGAAGTGGTAGACAAGGTAGTAGAAGCATTAGGTAAAGCCAAAGCTATGGATCCGACATTGAAGATTGACGGAGAAATGCAAGCCGATGCCGCCTTGGTTCCGAGAATCGGACAAAGCAAAGCACCGGGTTCGGAAATCGCAGGCCACGCCAACGTATTGGTTGTTCCATGCCTGGAAGTAGGCAACATCTCTTATAAATTGGTAGAACGTCTGGGACATGCTACCGCCGTAGGCCCTATCCTCCAAGGCATCGCCCGTCCGGTCAACGACTTGTCGCGCGGATGTTGCATCGATGATGTATACAAGATGATTGCCATTACCGCTAACCAGGCTATTGCAGCTAAAGCGGAATAAGCCAAATCATATTCCATTCACCACAGAGGATACAGAGGTACACAGCGTTTTTAATTTTATTTTCCTCCGCGGTACTCTGTGTCCTCTGTGGTGGAAAAACATTACGCTTTTAAAATCAATAAAAACAAAACCTATATATGAAAGTATTAGTACTCAATTGCGGAAGTTCATCCATCAAATATAAATTGTTTGAGATGACCACCAAACAAATCCTCGCACAAGGAGGCATCGAGAAAATCGGCTTGCCCGGCTCATTCCTGAAAATGACATTGCCAGGCGGAGAAAAGAAAATCATCGAAAAAGACGTACCGGAACATACTACGGGCGTACAATTCATCTTCGACACATTGACCAACCCCGAATACGGAGCTGTGAAAGACTTGCACGAAATCAAAGCCGTAGGTCATCGCGTGCTGCATGGAGGAACAAAATTCAGCGGTTCTGTACTGATTGACGATGCTGTGATTGCAGCCGTAGAAGAATGCTGCGACTTAGGCCCGCTTCACAATCCGGCAAACCTGAAAGGTATCTATGCCGTACAGAAACTGTTGCCCGAAGTGCCTCAGGTAGCCGTATTCGATACTGCATTCCATCAGACCATGCCCGATTATGCTTATCTGTATGCAATCCCTTACCGCTACTTTGAGAAATACGGCATACGCCGGTATGGATTCCACGGAACCTCTCACCGCTATGTTTCAAAACGTGTATGCGATTTCTTAGGCATTCCGCAAGAAGGCACACGTGTCATCACCTGCCACGTAGGAAACGGCGGCTCCATTGCAGCTGTAAAAGACGGCAAATGCGTAGATACAAGCATGGGACTGACTCCGCTGGAAGGTTTGATGATGGGTACCCGCAGCGGTGACATCGACGGAGGAGCCATTACGTACATCATGAAGAAAGAAGGACTGACACCCGATGAGATGTCGAACTTGCTGAACAAGAAGAGCGGCGTATTGGGCATGTTCGAAAAGTCAAGCGACATGCGTGAACTGGAAGCAGCCGTAAAGAACGGAGAAGAACGCGCCATCCTGACCGAAAAGATGTACTTCTACCGCATTACCAAATACATCGGCGCATACGCCGCTGCCATGAATGGCGTAGACATCATCCTGTTCACAGGCGGCGTAGGCGAAAACCAGTCGAGCGCACGTGCCGCTGTTTGCAAGAATCTGGAATACTTAGGCGTAAAGCTCGACGAAGAAATGAATAACAAGATTCATGGAGAAGAAGCCGTTATCTCTACCCCCGACTCGAAAGTGAAAGTGGTAGTCATCCCAACCGATGAAGAAATGATGATTGCTACAGACACCATGAACATCCTGAACGAACGCAATAAGTAAAGAATCATTAAACAGACAGATAAAGGGACATCCTCGTAAGCCTTTTTTTATTATCTTTGTTACGGCAATAAAAAAGGCTTGCAAGGATGTCCTTTTCAGTTGCAGGGTATCAGCCAGCCAATCGTTAGATACTCCTGCTATTCAGGACCTTGCTAACCCGTTGCTTATCCCCGAAGCCTAAGAACTTAAAAACTGAAATATGAAAAAAAAAATTGTAACATTCGGTGAGATTATGCTGAGACTCACCACTCCCGACAATCTCCGCATACAACAAAGCCGGGACTTTTTGGTAAACTATGGAGGAAGTGAAGCCAATGTAGCGATTTCGATTGCTAACTTTGGCGGAGAAGTGGAATTCATTACCCGCCTTCCCGACAATGCATTAGGCGACACCTGTCTGGTAGAATTGCGTTCGCACAATATCGGGACAAAACATGTATTGACCGGAGGAAAAAGGTTAGGAACCTATTACATGGAAAAAGCCGCTGCCATGCGTAACTCTAAAGTAATTTACGACCGCGAGAATTCAGCTTTTTCCGAACTAAAACCCGGAATGATAGATTGGCGTGACGCTTTCAAAGATGCCGGCATTTTCCATTGGTCGGGCATCGATGCCGCATTGACTCCCGGACTTGCCGATGTTTGTAAAGAAGCCATCGATATCGCCAAGGAAATGGGACTGACCGTTTCTTACGACATCAATTACCGCAAGAACCTTTGGAACTATGGCAAGAGCGCACAGGAAGTATTGCGCCCCCTTATGACTTCAAGCGACATCATGTTCGGAAGCGAAGGAGAATACGCCCTGCTGATGGGACTGAAAGCACCCGGATTTAAAGCTACCCGCAACGGAGAAGCTTACGATACCGCAGCCTACGAGGCGTTCTGTAAAGAAATCAGCCGGCAAGTACCCGATTGCAAATACATTTACATCGCGTTAAGAAACGTCATCAGTTCGGCACACCACACCTTCGCCGGAGTACTTTACTCACACGGAACGATGAAACATACCCGCGTATTTGACATTGATGAAGTAATCGATTGCGTTGGCGTAGGAGATGCCTTCTGCGGCGCCATGCTGTATGCCCAACATGCCTTCGAAGACGAACAGAAACGCGTAGACTTTTCTACCGCCGCATCGGTATTGAAGAACACCATTGCCGGAGACTATAATATGGTAAAAGTAGCGGAAGTAGAAGGATTACTCGCCAAGCAGGAAAGCGGAGAAGTAGCCAGATAAACGATACGAAAGAATAGCCCATTAAAACATAACCGCCCGCGCAAGCAAACACAAGCAGACGTGTTTGCTTACGCGGGCGGTCGACTTTCCGGACAAGTACAGGGACGTTAACCCAGCATTCCCGTTGCCGAAAACGTATCAAAACAGAATGTGGCTATCGAAAAAGGAATGTCTTGAAAATAAGGGATAATGACCGCAAGGAGAAAAAACAAAATGTTTACCGACTATCCCCGTTTGTAATATGAAACGACGATTGTATACTAACATATTGAAAATGAATCTGTGACAAGAAACTGTTTCTAAAATTAGCCAAACAAAAGCCGCCTTCGCTTGACTAATAATGTTATTATAGAAAAAAATATCTTATGTAAGTCCCTCTGTATTAAATCTTTTTATTAATTTTGCAACGCAATTGCCGCTTCATATTACAAAATGATTACAAAACGGCAGTTCTAAAATACAACATATTGGATACTAGACATTTGTGACATGGAAGCATTCAACATAGAACACACCCTGTTTCATACTTCTCGTCACATAACAACGGTAGACCATTGCTGCTGAGTTACGTCCGGAATGCTGCCGTTATGCCTGAAAGAAGGCGTTTCAGAACCTTCATGCGGTTGTCATGAAGGGAACATAAGGAATGCTTTTCCGTTGGCAAGGTATCAGTTGACAAGTTAACAATGCCTTTAGAGCCCATAACTACTCAGTACGTTGTCACCGCCTCGTCAACTTGTCACCTCGTCAACTATAGTCAATCAGAAATGAATTGCGAAAAACTATAGCCTGTTTTTTAGTAGAGACGTCACATTGTGGCGTCTCTGAATGCATCCGCAAGACATTCACATACAAAAACATATAGCATCCCTTCGGTTGGGGAGACGCCACAATGTGACGTCTCTACTGCATTCCGTATTTTCGCAAACCAATTTTGTTCTACTATAAAATAGAGTTCTAACTCCTTTATTATATATATGCCCGACAAACTCAACCACGTGGATTACCGCTGGTATATCGTGCGTACACGTCCCCGGCAGGAAAGGAAGCTGGCGGAACTTCTGGAACAGTACAAGGCAAAGTCCGTGAACATCCTCGAAGTCTATGCACCTACCCATACCACCGTCAACATCCGCCACGAAGGAAGCGAGAGGCAGGCACCTCTGTTTGTGGGGACTATATTCGTGCTTGCCACCCAAAAAGCCTTGACGGATTTCATGGAAGAACACTCCCTGAACGGTATCTTGCAATATGAGCGTAAGAACGGGAAAGGAGAAAAGACACGCCTGCGGGTCATCCCCGAAGAACAGATGCGTGCTTTCCGCGACTATAACGAAAACTATGCCGACCGGGTAATCGTACTCGAACGTCCTTACACAGACTATGCCTTCAATGCCAAATCCGATGAGCCTAACGAAATTGTGCGTGTCATCGACGGACCATTGGCAGGGCGAAAAGGCTACATTTGCCGCTTCCGCCGCGATAAAAGGTTAGTGTTCCGGGTATGCGGCATGGAGCCGGGCAGTTACCTTACCGTTTCCTATCCCAATGCATGGGACTTACACGTGGTGCGCCTGCACAACGCCGAAGGAGACCGCTTGTCCGCCGGCACCGAAAAAGGACGTGCCGTCGACCTGCTCACCGGCATCCTGCAAGCCTGCGGATACAGCGGACAAACACTTCCGATGCTTTACGAGATAACAGACCGGCTGAGAGCCAAGCCTTCATTGGTTGCCCTCTGCCAAGACCTTTACAAGAAAGGAGATACAGCCTTAAGCCAGCGCCTGACACAAATGAGCGGCAAGGAGGCGGAACTTATCCTTAACCTCATACGTTACGAGCGCGACAATCCCGGTTACGTGAAAGCCAACTGGAATAAAGCCAGCCTCCGCCCCTTCCTCACCCCTACATCGGGCATAGAAATGGAAGAAGGCAAAGACGAAGCAGAGCTTCCGCACACAGGCTTTACCGAAATTATCCGCAAGGTTGGCATCACGGAAGAGGTCTACTATCCCAGCAAGGAGCAAGAAGAAACGGTTACAACGACCTATTATGCACATATAGGAAAAGCCCCTCTCACCTGTGGGGAAAGAGCTGTAAACGAGAATGGGCATTCGCACCCCTCTCACCTTATGGAGAAAGCCGGAGAGGGGCTGAACTTCATTTTCTTTGCCAACTGGGACACATTTCTCCATGAATATTTCCTGACGGCAGGAAAAGCCCATGAGAAGCTGGTCGGCGGAACGGTACAAGACGAAAAAGAAGACGGAAAAAAAGCAAAACTCATCGAATCGTTCCGCAATTACGCCCCTACCCTATACAGGGTATTAACGGATAGCAGTTCGCCCGTAAAGCCTATCCCGGATTTTACAATCGGCAAAACCACCCTGAATGTAATGGCTATAACCACAACCGACCAGGAAAAAGGAAAAGATGAACTGATTAAGACATGTACCGATATCTGCAAAGAAATAAACAACACCACACACTTAGCGGTCTGGCGCAGGTATTTGCGGACGGTATGGCTGCATGAGTAATAAAAACAAGCTTCCAATGAAGGTATCTTCATAAATCGCCCAAAGCACACACGAAAACGGATACATCAAGCCAAGAAAAACTTTTTGGAGAAATTCAAAACTGTTTCTTACCTTTATTGGAAAATTTAAACAGGCTCTTACACATGCGATAAATTTTCAAGAAATTTTCTCCCCCCTTGAAAAGATTTGCTATCTTTGCTTCAAAGAATCAAAGAACTTAAAAACCCACATGCTATACCCTATAGGAATACAAAGTTTCGCCGACATCCGTGAACGCGGATTCGTTTACGTCGACAAGACGGCAATGGTTTACCAAATGGCGTTGAGAGGGAAATTCTATTTCCTCAGCCGTCCACGCCGGTTCGGAAAGTCCCTGCTGGTCTCTACCATGGAAGCTTACTTCTTGGGCAAGAAGGAACTTTTCAAAGGATTGGCCATCGAGAAGCTGGAAACGGACTGGGTGCAATATCCCATACTTCATCTCGACTTGAACGCCCAGAATTACACCAACGAGAATGCATTGCAAGAGGAATTGGACAAACACCTTATGATATGGGAACAAGCATACGGTCTGACTACCGACAAATCGCTTTCCCCTGAAACCCGTTTCTATAACGTGATACACAATGTCTACAAGCAGACCGGCAAGCAAGTAGTGGTACTGATTGACGAATACGACAAACCTCTGCTTAACACTATCGATAATGAGACGTTGCACAGTGTTTATCGGAATATGCTGAAAGCCTTCTTCTCCGTGCTCAAGTCATTGGATGCCTGCATCCGTTTCGGCTTTATTACGGGCGTGAGCAAGTTCAGCCACGTCAGCATCTTCAGCGACCTGAACAATCTGAAAGACATATCCATGGATCCCCGGTACGTTGACATTTGCGGCATATCCGAACAGGAACTACACGGTTATTTCGATGACTCTATCCGCGAGCTCGCCGATGCCAACGGCATAACTTTCGAGGAAGCTTGCGGACAGTTGCGCAAGCAGTACGACGGCTACCATTTCCGTGAGGACAGCATCGGGGTTTACAATCCATTCAGCCTGCTCAACACGTTCGACAGTCAGGTTTTCAACGATTATTGGTTCGAAACCGGCACACCTACGTTCTTGGTGAAGCTGCTACAGTCCAAAAACTACCGCTTGAAAGACTTGGAGGGCAAAAAGGTGATGTCTGACGTACTCTCTACCACCGATACGGCAACGTCAAACCCTATCCCCGTGCTTTACCAAAGCGGATACCTCACCATCAAGGGATACGACCGCAAGATGCGCATCTATACGCTCGGTTTTCCCAATGAGGAAGTGGAACGCGGCTTCTTCAACTTCCTGCTGCCCTACTACACGCCCATAAGCAACGACGACAAGGCAAGTTTCCTCAGCGACTTTGTCGTGGCAGTAGACGAGGGCAGGCCGGAAGATTTTTTGTTGCTGATACAGACCATGCTGGCTGGGCAAGACTACCGTATAGCAGGTGACGCAGAGAAATATTTCCAAAACACGTTTTACCTGATATTCCAGCTTTTAGGATTCAATGTCGTGGTAGAACAAGCCACCAGCCAAGGACGCATGGACGTGACGATCCAGACCGATGGCTACATTTATATCATCGAGCTGAAGCTTGATAAAACAGCCGAAGAAGCCCTCCGGCAAATCAAGGACAACCAATACGCCCGTCCGTTCCAGGCGGACAAGCGCAAGCTTTACTTGATAGGCGTGAACTTCTCATCGGAAACACGGACGGTAGAGAAGTGGGTGGTTGAAGAATGTTCATGTTGTATTAAAAAACAGTAAGAAGCTGTTTTGTCTCATGAATTGGGGTTGACATTTGCCATCAACCTGATAAAAAAGACCTTGGCTGGAAATAATGATTTCTTTTAAAAACTTGGAGATTCGTGCCGAATTGCTTATTTTTGTCCTACCAGAATCTACAAAACAGGGAGGAACATCTTATGAAAAAATACAAGAAACATGAAGACAAACCCATGGTGGCTAATGAGCCATTGGCCGCTTATGCAAAGGCTTCAACTAATGGTCAGCTTGTTTCGCCTGCTTTGATAGATGAACTTATGGGGCAACCCGATGAAGCGAAATGGTATATCATCAACCGGCTTATAGGAAGCATGAAGCATAAGAAAGGAATTAAAGCGGTTGAAAAGCAATCTTCTGCAGATGAAAGTGAATCTCATGCCGATGCCGCGGAATGGCAAAAGAAGGCTGAAGCCGCGCGAGACTATTATCGGCAGAAATATAATCTGCCGGAGAGCTTGATAAGTCTGATTGGCTGCATCCCTCCACTTACCGATGCAGAGAGAGAAAAGGCAAAAGAAGACTATTTGCTGGAAAAATACGGAATACGATGAAACTGTTTCTTGACACGAATATTGTCGTGGACTATGTGGAAAACCGCAAACCATTTGTCGCTGATGCATTGGCTTATTCCAAATGAGTTATGACGGAATCCACCATCTGTATGTTTCCGACTTGACGTTTGCCAATATTGCTTATATCGCCCGGAAAAGAATGAGCCTCAACCAGCTTTATGAAATTTTTGAAACTTTGTCGCGTTCTTACATGTAACAGGTATTGGAGAACAAGCTGTGCACGAAGCAATCCGTTTGAAGGAAAAGGATTTTGAAGATGCCTTGCAGTATTTCTCAGCCAAACAGGCGTGTGTGGACTGCATCATCACACGCAATAAGAAAGACTTTCATTTTTCGGATATTCCGGTATATACGCCGGAAGAGTTCTTGCTTAGGTAACACTTTTACTCCTATATCATACATCTAAGTAGTATATATGTTCCACACGCTTTATCTCTATAAAAGAAGAGCAAACTCATAATTTTACACTTTCTATTTTAGGCGTATCGCCTGTAATGCCAAGGGGTACGTCAGAATTGGACGCTTACAAACATTACGGCAAGATGATGAGGAAGTCGCTCAGTCAAATGGCGGATGGTTGGGAAAACTTCAGAATTACAGGAAAGACGGCCAGTTCGCTATAGACAATATGCTTGTGAAAAGAGTCATCCAGTCTTTTATAATGCATCTGAAAAACTCATTGTTTTTTAGTAGTGGAGAAGGTGTTGAGACAGCACTGACATTTCTCACCCTGATTGAAACCTGCAAGAATGTAGGTCTTGATACCCGTGACTATATCGCAACCACAATGAAACTGGTAATTGGCGGGAACAGGAATTATGATAACTTATTCCCCATGCCATTGGCTGAATAATGATTATAAACCGTTATTTTTTAGAATCCTAAATAGTTCATTTTGCTGATTTTTAGTGAAGTGAACTCTATTGAGAATTACAGAAGACACGAGAATATTTACACACGAGATAAATTCTCAAGAAATTTTCTCCCCTTTGAAAAGATTTGCTATCTTTGTGGAAGTAACAATAAAAGCGTGATAATATGGAAACGACAGCTTTCAATCCTATACAGATTCATTTACTCCGGATGTTCGAGTATGACAATTCCCCTCAAAGTTTGGAAGAATTGAAGGAGGTATTATATCATTATTATTCCGAACGCATGAATGCCAAGTTGAATGACCTTTGGGATAAAGGCATACTCGACCAAAAGCGGCTGGACGAAATCAACGAAATGGATTTGCATAAGCTGAAATAGGTTATGAGCCGTATAGTTCTTGATACGAATTGCCTCATACAAAGCATCCCTTATAAAAGCCGTTACCATAAAGTGTGGATGTCTTTTGTAAAAGGGGAAAATACGTTTTGTGTATCCAATGAGATTATTGAGGAATATGCGGAAGTCTTACATCGTTTGACTGATTATGAAACGGCAGACTATGTTGTGAAAACAATACTGAACAGCCCGTTTGTAGAACTGATTACACCTTATTTTCATTTTAACCTTATCACAGCCGACCCTGATGATAATAAGTTTGTCGATTGTGCCATATCCGCAAACGCCCGCTATATTGTTACGAATGACCATCACTATGATGTGTTGAAATCGATAAATTTCCCGAACGTGAATGTGATTAATATAAAACAGTTCTGCTTAGAACTTGATTGATATATCGTATGTGTACGAATTTGCACACATTCCACACCGTTTCTGTAAAGACGATGTGCACATCGTCTCCGC
The Phocaeicola salanitronis DSM 18170 genome window above contains:
- a CDS encoding AlbA family DNA-binding domain-containing protein produces the protein MTHPADYIQRLISEGEHVHQDFKFEISDARKIAKSISAFANTEGGRLLVGVKDNGKIAGVRSEEEIYMIEAAAQRYCQPPVDLHTYIYKVEGKDVLEVVIDESPRKPVYALDAEERRWAYVRIKDENILASPIHLNIWQHNRHEEKVIIAYTQREQQVLNLLAQHPCLTLNQCQRLTRMNRKLITNLLADFIRFGLVEQVFTGHAFYFRLKD
- a CDS encoding LrgB family protein, which gives rise to MDFFTNKFFLLAITFGFYFLSKVIQKKTGWLVLNPILLAIALLICFLRCTDISYETYSEAGSLVEFWLKPAVVALGVPLYLQLKMIRKQLLPILISQLAGCIVGLVAVTIIAKLMGATPEVIMSLAPKSVTTPIAMEVSDSVGGIPSLTAAVVIVVGLFGAICGFKVLQVGHVGSPIAQGLSMGTASHAVGTSRAMEVSGKYGAYASLGLTLNGILTALLAPTILHLLGLY
- a CDS encoding CidA/LrgA family protein → MVRQCSILFGCLALGELVVYLTGIHLPSSIIGMLLLTLFLQLGWIKLEWVQGLTNFLVANLGFFFVPSGVALMLYFDVIKAQFWPIVVATLVSTVLVLVVTGWVHQIVRKHGFFHK
- the pta gene encoding phosphate acetyltransferase, whose protein sequence is MDLISQIVERAKANKQRIVLPEGTEERTLKAANQILTDGVADLILLGNPDEIMGLAKEWGLGNIHKATIINPETSPKKEEYAQLLCELRKKKGMTIEEARKLVVDPLYYGCLMIKSGDADGQLAGARNTTGNVLRPALQIIKTAPGITCVSGAMLLLTHAPECGENGVIVMGDVAVTPVPDADQLAQIAVCTARTAKAVAGIEPRVAMLSFSTKGSAKHEVVDKVVEALGKAKAMDPTLKIDGEMQADAALVPRIGQSKAPGSEIAGHANVLVVPCLEVGNISYKLVERLGHATAVGPILQGIARPVNDLSRGCCIDDVYKMIAITANQAIAAKAE
- a CDS encoding acetate kinase, which gives rise to MKVLVLNCGSSSIKYKLFEMTTKQILAQGGIEKIGLPGSFLKMTLPGGEKKIIEKDVPEHTTGVQFIFDTLTNPEYGAVKDLHEIKAVGHRVLHGGTKFSGSVLIDDAVIAAVEECCDLGPLHNPANLKGIYAVQKLLPEVPQVAVFDTAFHQTMPDYAYLYAIPYRYFEKYGIRRYGFHGTSHRYVSKRVCDFLGIPQEGTRVITCHVGNGGSIAAVKDGKCVDTSMGLTPLEGLMMGTRSGDIDGGAITYIMKKEGLTPDEMSNLLNKKSGVLGMFEKSSDMRELEAAVKNGEERAILTEKMYFYRITKYIGAYAAAMNGVDIILFTGGVGENQSSARAAVCKNLEYLGVKLDEEMNNKIHGEEAVISTPDSKVKVVVIPTDEEMMIATDTMNILNERNK
- a CDS encoding sugar kinase, translated to MKKKIVTFGEIMLRLTTPDNLRIQQSRDFLVNYGGSEANVAISIANFGGEVEFITRLPDNALGDTCLVELRSHNIGTKHVLTGGKRLGTYYMEKAAAMRNSKVIYDRENSAFSELKPGMIDWRDAFKDAGIFHWSGIDAALTPGLADVCKEAIDIAKEMGLTVSYDINYRKNLWNYGKSAQEVLRPLMTSSDIMFGSEGEYALLMGLKAPGFKATRNGEAYDTAAYEAFCKEISRQVPDCKYIYIALRNVISSAHHTFAGVLYSHGTMKHTRVFDIDEVIDCVGVGDAFCGAMLYAQHAFEDEQKRVDFSTAASVLKNTIAGDYNMVKVAEVEGLLAKQESGEVAR
- a CDS encoding transcription termination/antitermination NusG family protein, with protein sequence MPDKLNHVDYRWYIVRTRPRQERKLAELLEQYKAKSVNILEVYAPTHTTVNIRHEGSERQAPLFVGTIFVLATQKALTDFMEEHSLNGILQYERKNGKGEKTRLRVIPEEQMRAFRDYNENYADRVIVLERPYTDYAFNAKSDEPNEIVRVIDGPLAGRKGYICRFRRDKRLVFRVCGMEPGSYLTVSYPNAWDLHVVRLHNAEGDRLSAGTEKGRAVDLLTGILQACGYSGQTLPMLYEITDRLRAKPSLVALCQDLYKKGDTALSQRLTQMSGKEAELILNLIRYERDNPGYVKANWNKASLRPFLTPTSGIEMEEGKDEAELPHTGFTEIIRKVGITEEVYYPSKEQEETVTTTYYAHIGKAPLTCGERAVNENGHSHPSHLMEKAGEGLNFIFFANWDTFLHEYFLTAGKAHEKLVGGTVQDEKEDGKKAKLIESFRNYAPTLYRVLTDSSSPVKPIPDFTIGKTTLNVMAITTTDQEKGKDELIKTCTDICKEINNTTHLAVWRRYLRTVWLHE